A section of the Pedobacter sp. HDW13 genome encodes:
- a CDS encoding acyl-CoA dehydrogenase family protein gives MANIFSSLKNAYKLFKHVDFDKLDALSKKVDLPKMVETISNLDDKQIQGMMKMMGGSHIKKELPPIEGDFYHLGDEALKDEDRELQLKVRAFLEKEVKPIVNQYWNKAEFPFEIIPKLAELNICGLTYKGYGCPGKSNLMEGILAMEMARIDTSISTFFGVQSGLAMGSIYLCGSEEQKQQWLPLMQQFKIIGAFGLTEPEVGSAAAGGLTTTCKKIGDKWVLNGQKKWIGNATFADILVIWARDEESSEVKGFIVKKDNPGFAVEKMQNKMALRIVQNGLITLTNCEVEEADRLQNANSFKDTAKVLQMTRAGVAWQAVGCARGAYENALDYTRTRKQFGKPIASFQLIQNHLVEMLSNLTAMQTLCFRLSQLQDQGLLKDEHASLAKVFCSLRTRDVVSRAREVMGGNGILLEYNVARFVADAEAIYSYEGTKEINTLIVGRAITGFSAFV, from the coding sequence ATGGCGAACATATTCTCTTCTCTCAAAAACGCATATAAGCTTTTTAAACATGTAGATTTCGATAAGTTAGATGCCTTGTCGAAAAAAGTTGATCTGCCTAAAATGGTGGAAACCATCTCAAATCTGGATGATAAACAGATTCAGGGGATGATGAAGATGATGGGTGGATCGCATATAAAGAAAGAACTGCCACCTATTGAAGGCGATTTTTATCATCTGGGCGATGAAGCTTTAAAAGATGAAGACCGCGAGCTGCAATTAAAAGTACGTGCTTTTTTAGAAAAGGAAGTTAAGCCTATTGTAAACCAATATTGGAACAAAGCAGAATTTCCGTTCGAAATTATACCCAAACTTGCCGAGCTAAACATTTGCGGGTTAACTTACAAAGGCTATGGCTGTCCTGGTAAATCGAACCTGATGGAAGGGATCTTAGCGATGGAAATGGCCAGAATTGATACCTCTATTTCGACCTTTTTTGGTGTGCAAAGTGGTTTGGCCATGGGTTCGATTTATTTATGTGGATCGGAGGAACAAAAACAACAATGGCTGCCCCTCATGCAGCAGTTTAAAATTATCGGAGCATTCGGCTTAACCGAGCCCGAAGTAGGTTCGGCCGCAGCAGGTGGCTTAACTACAACTTGTAAAAAAATAGGTGACAAATGGGTTTTAAACGGTCAGAAGAAATGGATTGGCAACGCAACCTTTGCCGATATATTGGTGATTTGGGCACGCGATGAGGAAAGTAGTGAGGTAAAAGGCTTTATTGTTAAAAAAGACAATCCGGGTTTTGCAGTAGAAAAAATGCAGAATAAAATGGCACTCCGGATTGTTCAGAATGGTTTAATTACCTTAACCAATTGCGAAGTAGAAGAGGCCGATCGTTTGCAAAATGCCAACTCATTTAAAGATACCGCAAAGGTTTTACAGATGACACGGGCAGGTGTGGCCTGGCAAGCTGTAGGTTGTGCCCGTGGTGCGTACGAGAATGCTCTCGATTATACCCGAACCCGGAAACAGTTTGGTAAACCGATTGCCTCTTTTCAATTGATCCAAAACCATTTAGTAGAAATGCTATCGAATTTAACAGCGATGCAAACGTTATGTTTTCGTTTATCTCAGCTACAGGATCAGGGTTTGCTGAAAGATGAACATGCTTCGCTGGCCAAGGTTTTTTGCTCGCTGCGCACGCGTGATGTGGTAAGCAGGGCACGTGAGGTAATGGGTGGCAATGGCATTTTGTTGGAATACAATGTGGCCCGTTTCGTTGCCGATGCCGAAGCCATTTATTCTTACGAGGGCACGAAGGAAATCAATACATTGATAGTTGGACGGGCAATAACGGGCTTTTCGGCTTTTGTGTGA
- a CDS encoding glutathione peroxidase, producing the protein MQESIPNIYPFKVKKINGDDQPLSAYRNKVVLIVNTASACGFTPQLKELQQLKDEINHPDFEILGFPSNDFGKQEPLDGTDIASFCEINHGVKFPVFDKIMIRGQLMHPLYQFLSDKKQNRKLSSKPRWNFHKYLVNRNGELVDFYLPFTKPLSTKIKKKIQQLLNENAR; encoded by the coding sequence ATGCAGGAAAGCATTCCGAATATTTATCCGTTTAAGGTTAAGAAAATCAATGGCGACGATCAGCCGCTATCTGCCTACAGGAATAAAGTAGTACTTATCGTAAATACAGCATCAGCCTGCGGATTTACGCCGCAATTAAAAGAATTACAACAGCTTAAAGACGAAATTAACCATCCCGATTTCGAAATATTAGGCTTCCCCAGCAACGATTTTGGTAAACAGGAGCCTCTTGATGGTACTGACATCGCTTCCTTTTGCGAGATTAACCATGGCGTTAAATTCCCGGTTTTTGATAAAATTATGATACGTGGACAGCTTATGCACCCACTTTATCAGTTTTTGAGCGATAAAAAACAAAATCGTAAATTAAGTTCGAAACCCCGCTGGAACTTTCACAAATACCTGGTAAACAGAAATGGTGAACTGGTTGATTTTTATCTGCCTTTTACCAAACCTTTAAGTACAAAAATCAAAAAGAAAATTCAGCAGTTGCTGAATGAAAATGCCCGATAA
- a CDS encoding gliding motility-associated C-terminal domain-containing protein translates to MRKIIALVFVFILCSYVARAAIFTVSSSADSGIGSLRETLQLAAANGSAETDYIYFNITNQPVLISIVSPLILSSNLVIDATTLPGPALGLSSAKVTLKTSVSYVSDVTPIGFSGTSLKNLEIYGFYFSFFANAASRSSTPISLNNCENIIIGAPNKGNVYGKIDVNLSMFKCNKIKVSNNWFAFNPERTELLGTAFGSMLRFYQCDNILIGGDTKAEGNQCGYIYRGMLITGIDPSTQSVQQRGEICVIKNNVFGDELLKGGLSDPHIIQNFKKVELLNNFTSMSAGFSFKDISVGMLIQGNSFGVGALNTQGSYAHSLLDFDACNNVLIGGKDAGQANILANNKYGGFGPGIYATNCGDILLQRNSIYCTAQSIVYKPENSKVELPVINITNYSNGVLTGTATPNSEIEVYTDGECMQCEAKAYAANTMADASGKWTITIPSDIGFTASASINNRTSKFLGLSFLAGNVSVKNTSCGLNNGYIKGLKVIGATRIEWKDSKGNLVGNTEELINVKPDIYTFQAFLGTTCKTQTLSYSVKDGQPQLFTGIMLISPENCNKEDGGIKNLFISNQNDFTTKSFKWIDEKGEVKGNSLILSNVKSGKYTLQLTTADDCVATFGPFEIPAKGVPLIDKVKVNITKAGCGSSNGSITNVIVSGVGKIKLVWKDEQKNIISQESELVNVPGGKYFLEVSDEGICGAAVYDFEIPILNAITIDDQTADIQNASCIADNGHIKKLNIISASTGFSFKWINESGIQVGDKQDLENLAAGKYTLIVDNGYCTANRTFNIIRQSSITYPDFPFMITPATCNLNNGSVKINTADYHENIEFRWLDREGKEIGNSNEILNLSEGDYQLYLRDENKCEIFYKTYVIERITPLSIDPESTHITNDRCGMGVGSVANISIKGGILPYHYTWRNTDGEIISTNIGLDNVKEGLYFLTITDNSNSTCSEQSFNFTISNSGEIISPPIVYPSLLCAEGEGIIRANANTSGMFNLYDKATNGKLLASNETGFFKLNILKSSTFFMSLANGTCESERAVVPIIFSEKAIEIPNSISPNDDGVNDTWRISNIDQYPKASIKIFNRNGNVIFTSEGYQKEFDGKTNGRVIAAGVYFYVINLAPDCKQYSGSLTIFL, encoded by the coding sequence ATGCGAAAGATCATCGCTCTTGTATTTGTTTTTATTTTATGTTCGTATGTTGCAAGAGCTGCTATTTTTACAGTAAGTAGTAGTGCAGATAGTGGAATAGGCTCATTAAGAGAAACGCTACAATTGGCTGCAGCTAATGGTAGCGCCGAAACAGACTATATTTATTTCAATATTACTAATCAGCCTGTTCTGATTAGCATAGTGAGTCCATTAATACTTTCTTCAAACTTGGTGATTGATGCCACAACTTTGCCCGGGCCTGCTTTGGGATTATCCAGTGCAAAGGTAACTCTGAAAACCAGCGTCTCTTATGTTTCCGATGTAACCCCTATTGGTTTCTCAGGCACGAGTTTAAAAAACCTGGAAATCTATGGTTTTTACTTTTCATTTTTTGCTAATGCGGCTTCAAGATCGTCTACACCCATTTCACTCAATAATTGTGAAAATATTATTATCGGGGCACCAAATAAAGGAAATGTATATGGTAAAATCGATGTTAATCTTAGCATGTTTAAATGTAATAAGATCAAAGTTTCAAACAATTGGTTTGCCTTCAATCCGGAGCGTACGGAGCTATTGGGAACAGCTTTTGGCTCTATGTTAAGATTTTATCAGTGCGATAATATTTTAATTGGAGGAGATACCAAAGCCGAAGGCAATCAGTGTGGATATATTTATAGGGGTATGCTAATTACAGGTATTGATCCATCTACACAAAGTGTACAGCAAAGAGGAGAGATATGTGTTATTAAAAATAATGTTTTCGGGGATGAGTTACTTAAAGGGGGCTTATCAGATCCCCATATCATTCAAAATTTTAAAAAAGTAGAATTGCTTAATAATTTTACTTCCATGAGCGCAGGTTTCAGTTTTAAGGATATATCGGTGGGGATGTTAATTCAAGGAAACAGTTTTGGGGTTGGCGCATTAAATACTCAAGGATCTTACGCGCATTCTTTGCTTGATTTCGATGCTTGTAATAATGTATTGATAGGCGGTAAAGATGCAGGACAAGCCAATATTTTAGCTAATAATAAATATGGGGGTTTTGGGCCAGGTATTTATGCAACTAATTGTGGAGATATTCTCTTGCAGAGAAATTCGATTTATTGCACAGCACAAAGTATTGTTTACAAACCAGAAAATAGTAAAGTAGAACTTCCTGTGATAAATATCACAAATTACAGTAATGGTGTACTAACCGGAACGGCAACTCCAAATTCTGAAATTGAGGTATATACCGATGGCGAATGTATGCAGTGTGAAGCTAAAGCCTATGCAGCAAACACTATGGCAGATGCCTCGGGGAAATGGACCATTACTATCCCTTCTGATATAGGTTTCACCGCTTCAGCCAGTATAAACAACCGAACATCTAAATTCCTTGGGCTTAGCTTTCTGGCAGGAAATGTTTCTGTTAAAAATACTAGTTGCGGTCTAAACAATGGATATATTAAAGGTTTAAAGGTTATTGGGGCAACGCGTATAGAATGGAAAGATAGTAAGGGCAATTTAGTTGGGAATACAGAAGAATTAATAAATGTTAAACCAGATATTTATACCTTTCAGGCTTTTTTGGGGACCACCTGTAAAACGCAAACCTTATCCTATTCAGTGAAAGATGGCCAACCGCAACTATTTACAGGCATTATGCTCATTAGTCCGGAGAACTGTAACAAGGAAGATGGTGGGATTAAAAATCTTTTTATTTCTAATCAAAACGATTTTACTACAAAATCATTTAAATGGATAGATGAAAAAGGGGAAGTAAAGGGAAATAGTTTGATTCTTAGTAATGTAAAAAGTGGTAAATACACACTACAGTTAACAACTGCTGATGATTGTGTGGCAACATTTGGTCCTTTTGAAATTCCAGCCAAGGGTGTGCCTTTAATCGATAAAGTTAAGGTTAATATTACTAAAGCTGGTTGCGGTAGTTCAAATGGGAGTATTACGAATGTTATCGTTTCAGGTGTGGGTAAAATTAAATTGGTTTGGAAAGATGAACAAAAAAACATCATTAGTCAGGAAAGTGAACTGGTTAACGTTCCTGGTGGAAAGTATTTTCTTGAAGTAAGTGATGAGGGGATATGTGGCGCTGCGGTTTACGATTTTGAAATTCCCATATTAAATGCTATAACTATAGATGATCAAACAGCAGATATACAAAATGCGAGCTGTATTGCAGATAATGGTCATATTAAAAAGCTTAATATTATATCTGCATCAACTGGTTTTAGTTTCAAATGGATCAATGAATCAGGTATACAGGTAGGGGATAAACAAGACCTGGAAAATTTAGCTGCCGGAAAATATACTTTAATCGTTGATAATGGTTACTGCACGGCAAACCGTACTTTTAATATTATCCGTCAAAGCTCCATAACTTATCCTGACTTTCCATTTATGATTACACCTGCAACCTGCAATTTAAATAATGGCTCAGTTAAAATAAATACTGCAGATTATCATGAAAATATTGAGTTTAGGTGGCTAGATAGGGAAGGAAAAGAAATTGGCAACAGCAATGAAATTTTAAATTTAAGTGAAGGAGATTATCAACTTTATCTCCGGGATGAAAACAAATGTGAAATTTTCTACAAAACATACGTCATTGAAAGAATTACACCGCTTTCAATCGATCCTGAAAGTACGCACATTACAAATGATCGATGCGGCATGGGTGTAGGTTCTGTCGCAAACATTTCTATAAAAGGTGGTATTTTACCGTATCATTATACTTGGAGAAATACTGATGGTGAAATTATATCTACAAATATTGGATTGGATAATGTTAAGGAAGGTCTTTACTTTTTAACGATAACAGATAATAGTAATTCTACCTGCTCCGAGCAAAGCTTTAACTTTACAATTTCTAATTCAGGAGAAATCATTAGTCCACCTATCGTTTATCCATCTTTATTATGTGCAGAAGGCGAAGGTATTATTAGGGCTAATGCCAATACCTCGGGAATGTTTAATCTATATGATAAGGCTACAAATGGAAAGTTACTAGCCAGTAATGAAACCGGTTTTTTTAAATTGAATATATTAAAATCTTCTACTTTCTTTATGAGTTTAGCTAACGGAACCTGTGAAAGTGAAAGGGCTGTTGTACCAATTATATTTTCAGAAAAGGCAATAGAAATTCCGAATTCAATTAGCCCTAATGATGATGGAGTTAATGACACCTGGCGAATTTCGAACATTGATCAATACCCTAAGGCCAGTATAAAAATTTTTAACAGAAATGGTAATGTGATTTTTACCTCTGAGGGTTATCAAAAGGAATTTGATGGAAAGACGAATGGCAGAGTAATAGCAGCAGGAGTTTATTTTTATGTAATCAATTTGGCTCCTGACTGTAAACAGTATAGTGGTAGTCTTACGATTTTCCTATAA
- the bshB1 gene encoding bacillithiol biosynthesis deacetylase BshB1: MKLDILVIAVHPDDAELCCSGTILKHIALGKKVGIVDLTRGELGTRGTAETRDEEAAQSAKVLGLHVRENLGMRDGFFQNDEFHRLEIVKVIRKYQPEIILSNALEDRHPDHGRAGDLVFDSVFLSGLPKVETVLNGVKQEAHRPRLLLQYIQDRYLRPDIIVDISDHMDAKIKSIQAFKTQFYNPDVDGLQTYISSPEFFESVIGRAREFGKSIGTTFGEGFTSRKLLGVDNLFDLR, translated from the coding sequence ATGAAATTAGATATTTTAGTTATAGCCGTTCATCCTGACGATGCTGAGCTTTGCTGTTCAGGAACAATTTTAAAACATATTGCATTGGGTAAAAAGGTTGGCATTGTTGACCTTACCCGTGGCGAATTGGGTACACGCGGTACCGCCGAAACCCGGGATGAAGAAGCTGCGCAGTCGGCCAAAGTACTGGGGCTGCATGTACGCGAGAACCTTGGTATGCGCGATGGCTTTTTCCAGAACGATGAGTTTCATCGTTTAGAGATAGTTAAAGTGATCCGTAAATATCAGCCAGAAATTATTTTAAGTAATGCCTTAGAAGATCGTCATCCGGATCATGGCCGCGCAGGAGATTTGGTTTTTGATTCGGTATTTTTATCGGGTTTACCAAAAGTGGAGACAGTTTTAAATGGTGTTAAACAAGAAGCACACCGCCCGAGGTTACTTTTGCAATATATTCAGGACCGTTATTTAAGGCCTGATATTATTGTTGATATTTCTGATCACATGGATGCCAAAATTAAATCGATCCAAGCATTTAAAACACAGTTTTATAACCCTGATGTTGATGGATTGCAAACTTATATTTCATCGCCTGAGTTTTTTGAGAGTGTGATCGGTCGTGCAAGAGAGTTTGGCAAGAGCATTGGCACAACTTTCGGCGAGGGCTTTACCTCGAGGAAATTATTAGGTGTTGATAACCTGTTTGATTTGCGGTAG
- the lat gene encoding L-lysine 6-transaminase — translation MYQLTVPANRVSESLSKHILADGFDLTYDMEKSQGAYIYDSKHNRTLLDFFTCFASVPLGYNHPKMINDEAFKKSLFQAALANPSNSDVYTQQYAQFVETFSQVGIPDYLHHAFFIAGGGLAVENALKVAMDWKVQKNFAKGYTSEKGFKVLHFERAFHGRTGYTLSLTNTLPDKTKWFAKFDWPRVSVPEVKFPLSGNNLTHAVETEETSIAQIKKAFANHKDDICAIIVEPIQSEGGDNHLREEFLIQLKALADENEACLIYDEVQTGVGLTGKFWCHQHFSEKARPDILAFGKKMQVCGILAGKKIDEIETNVFKVPSRINSTWGGNLVDMVRSTQILQIVEEDQLCENATKVGAYLRDQLESLSQRFDQMANVRGRGLLCSFDFPNKEIRNTFISKGLENNVMFLGCGEKTIRFRPALCIEQKHIDEGLTIMEKILPLL, via the coding sequence ATGTATCAATTAACAGTACCTGCAAACCGCGTTAGTGAATCTTTAAGTAAGCACATTTTAGCTGATGGTTTCGATCTGACTTACGATATGGAAAAGAGTCAGGGCGCCTATATTTACGATTCGAAACACAATAGAACCCTGCTCGATTTTTTCACCTGTTTTGCATCTGTTCCTTTAGGATACAATCACCCAAAAATGATCAATGATGAGGCTTTTAAGAAAAGTCTTTTCCAGGCTGCTTTGGCCAACCCATCTAACTCTGATGTTTACACACAGCAATACGCTCAATTTGTAGAAACTTTTTCCCAAGTGGGTATCCCCGATTACCTACACCACGCTTTTTTTATAGCAGGCGGCGGTCTGGCGGTAGAAAATGCTTTAAAAGTGGCCATGGACTGGAAAGTGCAAAAAAACTTTGCCAAAGGTTACACCAGCGAAAAGGGCTTTAAAGTATTGCATTTCGAAAGGGCTTTCCACGGTCGCACGGGTTATACCCTGAGTTTAACCAATACCCTGCCCGATAAAACCAAATGGTTTGCCAAATTCGACTGGCCAAGGGTCTCGGTTCCCGAGGTTAAATTTCCGCTATCGGGCAACAACCTAACCCATGCCGTTGAAACCGAAGAAACATCCATCGCTCAGATTAAAAAGGCTTTTGCCAATCATAAAGACGATATCTGTGCCATTATTGTAGAGCCTATCCAATCGGAGGGTGGCGACAACCATTTACGTGAGGAATTCTTAATCCAGTTAAAAGCCCTTGCCGACGAAAATGAAGCTTGTTTAATTTATGATGAAGTACAAACGGGTGTTGGCTTAACGGGTAAATTCTGGTGTCACCAGCACTTTAGCGAAAAAGCACGTCCTGACATTCTCGCATTCGGCAAAAAAATGCAGGTATGCGGTATTTTAGCAGGAAAAAAAATAGATGAAATAGAAACCAATGTATTTAAAGTACCAAGTCGTATCAACTCTACCTGGGGTGGCAACCTGGTTGATATGGTACGCTCAACTCAAATCCTGCAGATTGTAGAAGAAGATCAGCTTTGCGAAAATGCAACCAAAGTGGGTGCTTATTTAAGAGATCAATTGGAAAGCTTATCGCAAAGGTTTGATCAGATGGCAAATGTACGCGGAAGAGGATTGCTTTGCTCTTTCGATTTCCCAAACAAAGAGATTCGTAATACTTTTATAAGCAAAGGACTGGAAAACAATGTGATGTTTTTGGGATGTGGCGAAAAAACAATTCGCTTCCGCCCGGCACTTTGCATTGAGCAAAAACATATTGACGAAGGCTTGACCATTATGGAAAAAATATTGCCTTTATTGTAG